In the Candidatus Tanganyikabacteria bacterium genome, one interval contains:
- a CDS encoding acetyl-CoA hydrolase/transferase family protein, whose amino-acid sequence MTPDEAVKLVQSGQRVFFQGGHATSMVLLEALCRRAPELSDVEIVHLHSELPAPHVDPQLAGHLRHNALFCGANTRAAVNEGNADYTPVFLSDVPHLIRNGKLHVDVAMVQVSPPDAHGFCTLGTSVDVARAAVDSAGTVVAHINPRMPRTHGDAQVHVSRFAAAVEEACELPEKPAHRGDPASEEIGRLVADLIPGGATLQVGVGAAPGAILRALANHADLGIHSELLSEEIVDLIEAGVVTNARKSLDPGVTVASFALGGRRMFDYLDDNPAVHLRGTDYTNDPAIIKHQERMVAINSAIEIDLTGQVCAESIGPYLYSGVGGQVDFLRGAALSKGGLPIIALPATARGASASRITPMLGPGAAVTTTRAHVHWVVTEYGAANLHGMTLRERADALIGLAHPDFRAELRRWSRQGLAVIMPGFQAVRELGKSGA is encoded by the coding sequence ATGACTCCAGACGAAGCGGTGAAGCTGGTCCAGTCCGGCCAGCGGGTCTTCTTCCAGGGCGGCCATGCCACGAGCATGGTGCTGCTCGAGGCCCTTTGCCGGCGAGCCCCCGAACTCTCCGACGTCGAGATCGTGCACCTCCACTCGGAGTTGCCGGCGCCGCACGTGGACCCGCAACTGGCCGGCCACCTGCGCCACAACGCGCTGTTTTGCGGCGCCAACACCCGCGCCGCGGTCAACGAGGGCAACGCCGACTACACGCCGGTCTTCCTCTCCGACGTGCCCCACCTCATCCGCAACGGCAAGCTCCACGTGGACGTCGCCATGGTCCAGGTGTCGCCGCCGGACGCCCACGGCTTCTGCACGCTGGGCACGTCGGTGGACGTCGCCCGCGCCGCCGTGGACAGCGCCGGCACGGTCGTGGCGCACATCAACCCCCGCATGCCGCGCACCCATGGCGACGCCCAGGTCCACGTCAGCCGCTTCGCCGCCGCCGTCGAGGAGGCGTGCGAGTTGCCCGAGAAGCCCGCGCATCGGGGCGATCCAGCCTCGGAGGAGATCGGCCGCCTGGTGGCCGACCTGATCCCCGGCGGCGCGACGCTCCAGGTGGGCGTGGGTGCCGCCCCGGGCGCCATCTTGCGCGCCCTGGCCAATCACGCCGACCTGGGCATCCACAGCGAGTTGCTGTCCGAGGAGATCGTCGACCTCATCGAGGCGGGGGTCGTGACCAACGCCCGCAAGTCCCTCGATCCCGGCGTGACGGTGGCCAGTTTCGCCCTGGGCGGCCGGCGCATGTTCGACTACCTCGACGACAACCCGGCCGTGCACCTGCGTGGCACCGACTACACCAACGATCCGGCCATCATCAAGCACCAGGAGCGGATGGTGGCCATCAATTCGGCGATCGAGATAGACCTGACCGGCCAGGTGTGCGCCGAATCCATCGGCCCGTACCTGTACAGCGGCGTGGGCGGGCAGGTGGACTTCCTGCGCGGCGCGGCCCTCTCGAAGGGCGGCCTGCCCATCATCGCTCTCCCAGCCACGGCACGCGGCGCTTCGGCCTCGCGGATCACGCCCATGCTGGGCCCCGGCGCCGCCGTCACCACCACCCGGGCGCACGTGCACTGGGTGGTCACCGAGTACGGCGCCGCCAACCTGCACGGCATGACGTTGCGCGAACGCGCCGACGCCCTGATCGGCCTGGCTCACCCGGACTTCCGGGCCGAACTCCGCCGCTGGTCCAGGCAGGGCCTGGCGGTCATCATGCCGGGCTTCCAGGCCGTGCGGGAACTGGGGAAATCGGGGGCATGA
- a CDS encoding sulfite exporter TauE/SafE family protein: protein MRIPAAPAGWDNGAVVFDTLGMLAMGLAASAHCGAMCGALVGACSQGGGVGRGFAFQAGRLAGYTALGAACGAAGALLDLGAGALMLPRVAAILAGGLLVLLALEQLGFKGLKLPRFQAFSRLVGAALRLPGVAGPFCVGLALAVLPCGVLYSAAAVAAGSADPVRGALLLASFGMGGMLPLAALGGLFTWAWRRGAGTLLNRAAAVAILGLGLWTLAGRGLAVPGGAAAHDSHHHHHVSEGGNP from the coding sequence ATGCGGATACCTGCGGCCCCGGCAGGCTGGGACAATGGCGCCGTCGTGTTCGATACCCTCGGAATGCTGGCCATGGGCCTGGCGGCCAGCGCCCACTGCGGCGCGATGTGCGGCGCGCTCGTGGGAGCATGCTCCCAGGGCGGCGGCGTCGGCCGGGGGTTCGCGTTCCAGGCGGGCCGGCTAGCCGGATACACCGCACTGGGAGCCGCCTGCGGCGCGGCCGGCGCCCTGCTCGATCTCGGGGCGGGGGCGCTCATGCTGCCGCGCGTGGCGGCGATCCTGGCCGGCGGCCTGCTGGTGCTGCTGGCGCTCGAGCAACTGGGCTTCAAGGGGCTGAAGCTGCCGCGCTTCCAGGCGTTTTCCCGCCTGGTCGGCGCCGCTCTGCGGCTCCCCGGGGTGGCCGGACCGTTCTGCGTCGGGCTGGCCCTGGCCGTCCTGCCCTGCGGGGTGCTCTACAGCGCGGCGGCGGTCGCCGCGGGCAGCGCCGATCCGGTGCGCGGCGCCCTGCTCCTGGCCAGCTTCGGCATGGGCGGCATGCTGCCGCTCGCGGCCCTGGGCGGGCTTTTCACGTGGGCGTGGCGGCGCGGCGCGGGAACGTTGCTCAACCGGGCCGCCGCCGTCGCGATCCTGGGCCTGGGCCTCTGGACGCTGGCCGGGCGCGGCCTCGCCGTGCCGGGCGGAGCCGCGGCGCACGACTCTCACCACCACCATCACGTGTCGGAAGGCGGAAACCCATGA
- a CDS encoding response regulator codes for MPLASRKDDPPLQVKERKLRALVDAGILLTQELSLDAVLQRIVEVASQLLAARYAALGVLAEDGMSLKTFVTTGLSEEQKRAIGNYPTGRGLLGAVIRAGKPLRLADLTKHPASAGFPDHHPPMKSFLGVPISFRGKVFGRLYLTEKIGGEEFSLEDEELASVLAAQAGVAVENALLYQQAREANRLKSEFLANMSHELRTPMNAIIGFTELVLSGSHGPLTDKQERSLERVLRNGKNLLGLINDVLDLSRIEAGKMAITEEDFRPLQTIQAVFSTLEPMATQKRLGVVVIDDGAPDVVRGDEARVRQIVLNLVSNAIKFTHTGEVRVIARREDAERWSIRVEDTGIGVAPEHLDVIFEEFRQVDASSSRQAGGSGLGLAISRNLARLMNGELRVESEVGKGSAFTVVLPVQLIARLGAAEPLPEPDAASRKPGRCILAIDDDPDVLDLMTEKLAGSGYQIFTAKTGEEGLRLARELAPDVITLDIMMPRLDGWQVLRSLKEADQTRDIPVVIVSILENRTLGFSLGAAEYLVKPVSRDRLLSVLDRLALSTEGRILVVDDTPDDRLLVREALEAAGFDVAEAANGPDALAWMEREVPRLLVLDLMMPGMDGFEVLLRVRERPALRNLPILIFTAMDLSPEMRERLETGTQRVLSKATTPAEQLIDELRALMRGLDWRESAARQGA; via the coding sequence GTGCCCTTAGCTAGCCGGAAGGACGATCCGCCGCTGCAGGTCAAAGAACGCAAACTGCGGGCTCTCGTCGACGCAGGCATCCTGCTCACGCAGGAACTTTCGCTCGACGCGGTGCTCCAGCGCATCGTGGAAGTCGCTAGCCAGTTGCTGGCGGCTCGCTATGCGGCGCTCGGCGTGCTGGCCGAGGACGGCATGTCGCTCAAGACCTTCGTCACGACCGGTCTGTCCGAGGAGCAGAAGCGCGCCATCGGCAACTACCCGACCGGGCGCGGCCTGCTGGGCGCGGTGATCCGCGCCGGCAAGCCGTTGCGACTGGCCGATCTCACGAAGCACCCGGCGTCGGCCGGCTTCCCGGACCATCACCCGCCCATGAAGAGCTTCCTGGGCGTGCCTATTTCGTTTCGGGGCAAGGTCTTCGGCCGGCTGTACCTGACCGAGAAGATAGGCGGCGAGGAGTTCAGCCTCGAAGACGAGGAACTGGCCTCCGTGCTCGCGGCGCAGGCGGGCGTCGCGGTCGAGAACGCGTTGCTGTACCAGCAGGCCCGGGAAGCCAACCGGCTCAAGAGCGAGTTCCTGGCCAACATGAGCCACGAGTTGCGCACGCCGATGAACGCCATCATCGGCTTCACCGAACTGGTGCTCTCGGGCTCGCACGGCCCGCTCACCGACAAGCAGGAGCGAAGCCTGGAGCGCGTGCTGCGCAACGGCAAGAACCTCCTGGGCCTCATCAACGACGTGCTCGACCTGTCCCGCATAGAGGCCGGGAAGATGGCCATCACCGAGGAGGATTTCCGGCCGCTGCAGACCATCCAGGCCGTCTTCTCGACGCTCGAGCCGATGGCCACGCAGAAGCGCCTCGGCGTCGTGGTCATCGACGACGGCGCGCCGGATGTGGTACGCGGCGACGAGGCCCGGGTACGCCAGATCGTGCTCAACCTGGTTTCAAACGCGATCAAGTTCACGCATACCGGCGAGGTCCGGGTGATCGCCCGGCGCGAGGATGCCGAGCGCTGGTCGATCCGCGTCGAGGACACCGGCATCGGCGTCGCGCCCGAGCATCTGGACGTCATCTTCGAGGAGTTCCGGCAGGTAGACGCCTCATCGTCCCGGCAGGCCGGCGGCTCGGGGCTGGGCCTGGCCATCAGCCGCAACCTGGCGCGCCTGATGAACGGCGAACTGCGGGTCGAGAGCGAGGTGGGCAAGGGCAGCGCCTTCACGGTGGTTCTGCCGGTGCAGCTCATCGCCCGGCTCGGCGCCGCCGAACCGCTGCCCGAGCCCGACGCGGCGAGCCGCAAGCCGGGCCGCTGCATCCTGGCCATCGACGACGATCCCGACGTCCTGGATCTGATGACCGAGAAGCTGGCCGGGTCGGGTTACCAGATCTTCACGGCCAAGACCGGCGAGGAAGGCCTCCGGCTGGCGCGCGAGCTTGCCCCCGACGTCATCACCCTCGATATCATGATGCCGCGCCTGGATGGCTGGCAGGTGCTGCGCAGCCTCAAGGAGGCGGATCAGACCCGCGACATCCCGGTGGTCATCGTGTCCATCCTCGAGAACCGCACCCTGGGCTTCAGCCTCGGGGCCGCCGAGTACCTGGTCAAGCCGGTCAGCCGCGACAGGCTCCTGTCGGTGCTCGACCGGCTCGCCCTGTCGACCGAGGGGCGGATCCTGGTCGTCGACGACACTCCCGACGATCGCCTCCTGGTGCGCGAGGCCCTCGAGGCGGCGGGCTTCGACGTCGCCGAGGCGGCCAACGGCCCGGACGCCCTGGCCTGGATGGAGCGGGAAGTCCCGCGGCTGCTGGTCCTGGACCTGATGATGCCCGGCATGGACGGCTTCGAGGTGCTGCTGCGCGTGCGCGAGCGGCCGGCCCTGCGCAACCTGCCGATCTTGATCTTCACGGCGATGGACCTCTCCCCCGAGATGCGCGAGCGCCTGGAGACGGGCACGCAGCGGGTGCTCTCCAAGGCGACCACCCCGGCCGAGCAGCTCATCGACGAGTTGCGCGCGCTGATGCGCGGCCTCGACTGGCGCGAATCCGCCGCGCGGCAGGGGGCGTAG
- a CDS encoding response regulator, which translates to MARILLVEDVEDNRDLARELLEEAGFEVVEAVNGLEALDLVKSEAFDMVLLDLSLPLVDGWETLRQMRASADLAKIPVVAVTAHVMAGDRERVLEAGFIGYIPKPISVGTFAQEVRAYLAALKR; encoded by the coding sequence ATGGCGCGCATCTTGCTCGTCGAGGATGTCGAGGACAACCGCGATCTGGCGCGCGAACTGCTCGAGGAAGCCGGCTTCGAGGTCGTCGAGGCGGTCAACGGGCTCGAGGCGCTGGATCTCGTCAAGTCCGAGGCCTTCGACATGGTGCTCTTGGATCTGTCGCTGCCGCTGGTGGACGGCTGGGAGACCCTCAGGCAGATGCGGGCGAGCGCCGATCTGGCCAAGATCCCCGTCGTGGCGGTCACGGCGCACGTGATGGCGGGAGATCGCGAGCGGGTCCTCGAGGCCGGCTTCATCGGCTACATCCCCAAGCCGATCTCGGTCGGCACCTTCGCCCAGGAAGTGCGGGCATACCTGGCCGCGCTCAAGAGATGA
- a CDS encoding hybrid sensor histidine kinase/response regulator — protein METPIMRDQRPRVLAIDDNEDNLALLEGVLDSCDLTLAGSGPAGLEIARSSHPDLILLDIQMPGMDGFSVLQALRADDRTARIPVVLLTAAYRDAESIARGLELGAAEYLTKPIQAEELRVRVGAVLRSTASERELARLRRDFSSMLLHDLRTPLESVRLAVSLLGGQAPEDRRKELVAMANGGLIEVVDLVEGLIEGYRLDEGELVLDRRDVNISQLAAAIVSRFALIAKQRQMRILPEIAPPDLRAYADERILRRVLNNLVGNALKYAEPGDIRVRAVIEGRRLKVEVIDSGPGMEPEVRDRAFDRFFHQGRRRDKHQGGFGLGLAFCKQAVEAHGGEIGIDSAQGRGTRVWLFLPCRNS, from the coding sequence GTGGAAACGCCCATCATGCGGGATCAGCGCCCGCGGGTCCTGGCGATCGACGACAACGAGGACAACCTCGCGCTGCTGGAAGGGGTCCTGGACAGCTGCGATCTCACGCTCGCCGGCAGCGGGCCGGCGGGGCTCGAGATCGCCCGCAGCTCCCATCCCGACCTCATCCTCCTGGACATCCAGATGCCGGGAATGGACGGCTTCTCGGTGCTCCAGGCCCTCAGGGCCGACGACCGCACCGCCCGCATCCCCGTGGTGCTGCTCACGGCGGCCTACCGCGACGCCGAGAGCATCGCGCGCGGGCTGGAACTCGGGGCGGCCGAGTACCTCACCAAGCCGATCCAGGCCGAGGAACTGCGGGTGCGGGTCGGGGCGGTGCTGCGATCGACGGCGTCCGAGCGCGAGCTGGCGCGCTTGCGCCGCGATTTCTCGTCGATGCTGCTGCACGACCTGCGCACGCCCCTGGAGTCGGTGCGCCTGGCGGTGTCGCTGCTGGGAGGCCAGGCGCCCGAGGACCGGCGCAAGGAACTCGTGGCGATGGCCAACGGCGGCCTCATCGAGGTCGTCGACCTGGTCGAGGGGCTCATCGAGGGCTACCGCCTCGACGAGGGCGAACTGGTCCTGGATCGGCGCGACGTCAACATCTCGCAGCTCGCGGCCGCCATCGTCTCCCGCTTCGCGCTCATCGCCAAGCAGCGCCAGATGCGCATCCTGCCCGAGATCGCGCCGCCCGACCTCAGGGCCTATGCCGACGAGCGCATCCTGCGCCGCGTGCTCAACAACCTCGTCGGCAACGCCCTCAAGTACGCCGAACCGGGCGACATCCGCGTTCGCGCCGTCATCGAGGGGCGCCGCCTCAAGGTCGAGGTGATCGACTCGGGACCGGGGATGGAACCCGAGGTGCGCGACCGGGCGTTCGATCGCTTCTTCCACCAGGGCCGCCGCCGGGACAAGCACCAGGGCGGCTTCGGGCTGGGCCTGGCCTTCTGCAAGCAGGCCGTGGAGGCCCATGGCGGCGAGATAGGCATCGACAGCGCGCAGGGCCGCGGCACGCGCGTCTGGCTCTTCCTGCCCTGCCGGAACTCCTAG
- a CDS encoding universal stress protein produces MKLLVATDGTQSAEFALDHVAHLPLREGVPEILVLTVSRTAAGISTLANAKALLRAHGLTGKALWRVGEDVAATIVETAVDEKVDLIVLGCRTRQQSGAAPPDSVSDGVACLSPVPVLVVKTPEF; encoded by the coding sequence ATGAAACTGCTGGTGGCGACGGACGGCACACAGAGCGCGGAGTTCGCGCTCGATCACGTGGCGCATCTTCCGCTGCGCGAAGGCGTGCCCGAGATCCTCGTGCTCACGGTGTCCCGCACCGCGGCCGGCATCTCGACCCTGGCCAACGCCAAGGCCCTGCTCCGGGCGCACGGCCTCACCGGCAAGGCCCTCTGGCGGGTCGGCGAGGACGTGGCGGCCACGATCGTCGAGACGGCGGTGGACGAAAAGGTCGATCTCATCGTCCTGGGCTGCCGGACGCGCCAGCAATCCGGCGCCGCCCCGCCCGACAGCGTGTCCGACGGCGTGGCCTGCCTGTCGCCCGTGCCGGTCCTGGTGGTCAAGACGCCCGAGTTCTAG